From a single Columba livia isolate bColLiv1 breed racing homer chromosome 19, bColLiv1.pat.W.v2, whole genome shotgun sequence genomic region:
- the FAM163B gene encoding protein FAM163B, which yields MTAGTVVITGGILATVILLCIIAVLCYCRLQYYCCKKDESEEDEEEPDFAVHSHIPPLHCNRNIVLTNGPSLYASSSPFSKKPAPNRPSCPSCTPFEPPTFFLQEPPEELHNGGDRVSYKTVSQEDLDLPVSVTNLQALNPNRLSAMREAFSRSRSISTDV from the exons ATGACAGCCGGGACCGTGGTCATCACAGGTGGAATATTAGCAACTGTCATTTTGCTTTGTATCATCGCTGTCCTCTGCTACTGTAGACTCCAG TACTACTGCTGCAAGAAGGATGAATctgaggaagatgaggaggagCCCGACTTTGCCGTGCACTCCCACATCCCGCCACTCCACTGCAACCGCAACATAGTGCTGACCAACGGGCCATCGCTCTATGCATCCTCGTCACCCTTCAGCAAGAAGCCGGCGCCTAACCGAcccagctgccccagctgcaCGCCCTTCGAGCCCCCCACCTTCTTCCTGCAGGAGCCCCCTGAGGAGCTGCACAACGGGGGGGACCGGGTGAGCTACAAGACGGTGAGCCAGGAGGATCTGGATCTGCCGGTGAGCGTGACCAACCTGCAAGCCCTCAACCCCAACCGCCTCTCGGCCATGCGGGAAGCCTTCTCCCGCAGCCGCAGCATCAGCACCGATGTGTGA